The following proteins are co-located in the Clostridiales bacterium genome:
- the sdaAA gene encoding L-serine ammonia-lyase, iron-sulfur-dependent, subunit alpha translates to MYHSCKQLLQMTEAQRVPIHEIVIVKEMKSSGTSRTEIMETMKERYRIMLASAEKALEQPLPSEGGLVTGIASVQYRYARERDTLCGSFINMVMARALSCSEVNASMGRICAMPTAGSCGIVPAVLMSVGETLERSEADVILALITASGLGAIVMENATVAGSEGGCQAECGVAAAMAAAGAAELKGGTPAIALEAFSLSLVNIMGLVCDPVAGLVQIPCAQRNASQAVNALLSADLALGGMKFPIPPDEVIEAMYKTGKMLPVQLRETAQGGIAATETAREITKKIFERNGDSLSAHQ, encoded by the coding sequence ATGTATCACAGTTGTAAGCAGCTTCTCCAGATGACGGAAGCGCAGAGGGTTCCCATCCATGAAATTGTAATTGTAAAAGAGATGAAGAGCAGCGGAACTTCCCGGACGGAAATCATGGAAACCATGAAGGAGCGATATCGCATTATGCTGGCTTCTGCCGAAAAGGCGCTGGAACAGCCCCTCCCTTCTGAAGGTGGTCTCGTGACGGGGATCGCATCCGTGCAGTATCGTTATGCGAGGGAAAGAGATACCCTCTGCGGAAGCTTTATCAATATGGTAATGGCGAGAGCCTTGTCCTGCAGCGAAGTAAATGCTTCCATGGGGAGGATCTGTGCAATGCCTACCGCCGGATCATGCGGTATTGTTCCCGCAGTGCTGATGTCGGTGGGAGAAACGCTTGAACGGTCAGAAGCGGATGTGATCCTAGCGCTGATTACTGCTTCGGGTCTTGGTGCCATTGTGATGGAAAATGCCACTGTTGCCGGTTCGGAAGGGGGATGCCAAGCGGAATGCGGTGTGGCCGCCGCCATGGCAGCGGCAGGAGCCGCTGAGCTGAAAGGAGGGACTCCGGCCATCGCACTGGAAGCCTTTTCCCTTTCTCTGGTGAACATTATGGGGCTGGTCTGTGATCCGGTGGCTGGCTTGGTTCAGATCCCTTGTGCGCAACGGAATGCTTCACAGGCAGTGAATGCACTGCTCAGTGCTGATCTGGCACTGGGCGGAATGAAATTTCCCATTCCGCCAGATGAGGTGATCGAGGCGATGTATAAGACGGGCAAGATGCTTCCCGTTCAGCTGAGAGAAACAGCGCAGGGTGGGATTGCAGCCACAGAAACCGCCAGGGAGATTACCAAGAAGATCTTTGAAAGAAATGGTGATTCGCTGAGTGCCCATCAGTGA
- the sdaAB gene encoding L-serine ammonia-lyase, iron-sulfur-dependent, subunit beta, translating to MSVSIFQVAGPVMIGPSSSHTAGAARLGRIAAKLADSFDFVSFGLHGSFADTGKGHGTDKALLAGVMGIREDDEALGQAFALAAEKHLDFEFHRTELAGIHENSVRIGFYREGRLLCEIDGSSLGGGTVLISRIDGYEVELTGNLPAFFIRQQDKCGVLSHITKVLAEHGINIATMKVSRKNRSEDATCVIEVDEGAAEELLNKMKAHPDIYDVKFIGV from the coding sequence ATGAGTGTTAGTATTTTTCAGGTTGCCGGGCCCGTCATGATTGGGCCATCCAGCTCACATACCGCAGGAGCAGCCCGGCTGGGGAGGATTGCTGCAAAACTTGCAGACAGTTTTGATTTTGTATCCTTCGGCTTGCATGGATCCTTCGCAGATACGGGAAAGGGGCATGGAACGGATAAGGCACTGCTGGCTGGAGTTATGGGTATCCGAGAGGATGATGAAGCCTTGGGACAGGCTTTTGCCCTTGCTGCCGAAAAACATCTGGATTTTGAGTTTCATAGAACCGAGCTGGCTGGAATTCATGAAAACTCCGTTCGAATCGGCTTCTATCGGGAGGGACGGCTGCTTTGCGAGATTGATGGCTCATCCCTTGGCGGGGGAACCGTATTAATCAGCAGAATCGATGGGTACGAAGTGGAGCTCACGGGAAATCTGCCTGCGTTTTTCATCCGGCAGCAGGATAAGTGCGGCGTACTGAGCCATATCACCAAGGTTCTGGCAGAACACGGCATCAATATTGCGACAATGAAAGTCAGCAGAAAAAACCGAAGTGAGGATGCAACCTGTGTCATAGAGGTGGATGAGGGAGCAGCGGAAGAACTTTTGAACAAAATGAAAGCACATCCCGACATCTATGATGTGAAATTTATCGGAGTATAA
- a CDS encoding major facilitator superfamily domain-containing protein 7, whose amino-acid sequence MKESQASPYRWVVLLSIVPIIISTEMMWLSLAPISSHAESYYGVTGYLITLYTMSYMIMFVLFCIPASWVIDRYGYRCSLIIGSVLTAGFGVFRAFFADEFTVVLVSQFFIAAGQPFLLNISTKVPANWFPISERATAAGILTMAQYVGFALPMVIAPAMATEKGIPAVLTVFAAIAALSAAVSILLTRERPAVPPPGPVWEKEDFSLPTLRRLLKNQPYLLALMLCFLSMGVFNTLLTLLESILLPRGISSVEAGTIGAVFVAAGVLGAVLLPIISDKLRIRIPFLIISLAALVPLYLGITFLTSFSVLLLIAAAAGFSIMGVAPILFQHGSETAYPVQEGTSLGMILLMGQISGVLFVFLFEVLQSSAGSMVPPMLTLVAITAAEIPLALKMKESPFLERRLPVGRNVSDK is encoded by the coding sequence ATGAAAGAAAGTCAAGCATCTCCCTACCGCTGGGTGGTTCTCCTGTCCATCGTCCCCATCATCATCTCCACCGAGATGATGTGGCTCTCCCTGGCACCGATTTCCAGCCATGCCGAGTCATATTACGGGGTCACCGGGTATCTGATCACCCTATATACCATGAGTTATATGATCATGTTTGTCCTATTTTGTATCCCTGCATCCTGGGTCATCGATCGGTACGGTTACCGATGTTCCCTGATCATCGGTTCGGTTCTGACCGCAGGTTTTGGGGTATTTAGAGCCTTTTTTGCCGATGAGTTTACGGTTGTACTTGTCTCTCAGTTCTTTATCGCAGCGGGGCAGCCCTTCTTGCTGAACATATCAACCAAGGTTCCCGCTAATTGGTTTCCGATTTCAGAGCGGGCGACAGCTGCCGGAATTCTGACCATGGCACAATATGTAGGCTTCGCCCTCCCCATGGTCATTGCTCCTGCGATGGCAACGGAAAAAGGAATTCCTGCTGTTCTGACGGTTTTTGCGGCGATTGCTGCATTGTCCGCTGCAGTTTCCATTCTTCTTACAAGGGAAAGACCGGCAGTCCCACCGCCGGGCCCCGTTTGGGAAAAGGAAGATTTCAGTCTCCCCACGCTGCGGAGGCTGCTGAAGAATCAGCCTTATCTGCTGGCGCTTATGCTTTGTTTCCTGTCCATGGGCGTCTTTAACACGCTTCTGACCCTGCTGGAATCCATCCTTCTCCCAAGGGGCATCAGCTCCGTAGAAGCAGGTACCATCGGCGCTGTTTTTGTGGCCGCAGGGGTACTTGGAGCGGTGCTGCTTCCGATCATTTCTGACAAGCTCCGCATTCGCATTCCCTTCCTTATAATTTCACTAGCCGCTCTGGTTCCTCTTTATCTGGGAATCACCTTTCTGACATCATTTTCGGTTCTCCTTCTGATTGCTGCAGCAGCAGGTTTTTCTATCATGGGTGTTGCCCCCATCCTGTTTCAGCATGGTTCGGAAACCGCTTATCCGGTGCAGGAAGGAACCTCTCTTGGTATGATTCTTCTGATGGGTCAGATTTCCGGTGTGCTCTTCGTCTTCCTGTTTGAGGTTCTGCAATCGTCTGCCGGCTCGATGGTACCGCCCATGCTTACGCTCGTTGCCATTACCGCAGCCGAAATCCCTCTGGCGTTAAAAATGAAGGAATCCCCTTTTCTGGAACGCAGGCTGCCAGTTGGGAGAAACGTCTCAGACAAGTAG
- a CDS encoding helix-turn-helix transcriptional regulator, with protein sequence MRDLQMSLSCNLKRYRKEAGLTQQDLAKRSSLSFSMVSKLESGEQSNPSFGTLKKLADGLGISPADLLMKALSIEEQIDEYIAYKRGLNGTDGMGDISRTNRNSGMGDISRTSGFGGSEAREAARSNHTSEQVSQKRQEGPDINFLRSLSAINTIPKPADSDEDYLSFLRSRPELKRLFFASKNASAEEIERAIEYFESAKA encoded by the coding sequence ATGAGGGATTTGCAGATGAGTTTGAGCTGTAATTTAAAACGGTATCGGAAAGAGGCTGGGCTAACACAGCAGGATCTTGCCAAGCGATCCTCCTTAAGCTTCAGTATGGTCAGCAAGCTTGAAAGCGGCGAACAATCCAATCCGTCCTTTGGCACGCTAAAAAAGCTTGCCGATGGTCTTGGGATCAGTCCAGCTGACCTTCTTATGAAAGCCTTGTCCATTGAAGAGCAAATCGATGAATACATCGCGTATAAACGCGGATTAAACGGGACTGACGGAATGGGAGATATCAGCAGGACGAACAGAAACAGCGGAATGGGAGATATCAGCAGGACGAGCGGGTTTGGCGGGAGCGAGGCTAGAGAGGCAGCAAGATCGAATCACACTTCAGAGCAGGTGTCTCAGAAAAGGCAAGAAGGACCCGATATTAATTTTCTCAGAAGCCTTTCTGCCATCAACACAATTCCGAAGCCCGCAGACAGCGATGAAGATTATCTCTCGTTTCTGCGCAGCCGCCCTGAACTCAAACGGCTTTTTTTCGCCTCAAAGAATGCTTCTGCAGAGGAAATCGAACGGGCGATCGAGTATTTTGAATCCGCGAAAGCATAA